A part of Kryptolebias marmoratus isolate JLee-2015 linkage group LG8, ASM164957v2, whole genome shotgun sequence genomic DNA contains:
- the naa80 gene encoding N-alpha-acetyltransferase 80, translating to MRIQLTTDQLSEALTSSDELKIDLTSNRPKHQEEKGPTPDGDIQETPHVDSEVPGRIRAVPIHHRPDLLVPCAELVNSEWPRSQAARVHSLQKSCNDFPVCLVLLLGHRGAERLLGHVRLSRVVGLSGSLFVESVVVSREERGKGYGRTLMEETERYAKRRGFKRLWLTTHDKQHFYAHLGYVLSVPVQSQGAVMALVPMAMLMRLSRTPSEETNAKNQTLTKMDVQLSQKNRDSGNVSVEALSPPPLPPPPISIPTHLPPPPLPIATLPPSIPTPPPPPRTQQSAGQPVVQTLTETPYRDAKGLPIFWMHKDI from the exons ATGCGAATTCAGCTGACCACAGATCAGCT GTCTGAAGCTTTAACGTCTTCAGACGAGCTGAAGATTGACCTGACCTCAAACCGTCCAAAACATCAGGAGGAAAAGGGCCCAACGCCTGACggagacattcaggagactcCACACGTTGATTCTGAGGTGCCAGGGAGGATCCGTGCGGTTCCGATCCACCACCGTCCGGACCTGCTGGTCCCCTGCGCAGAACTGGTCAACTCTGAGTGGCCGAGGAGCCAGGCGGCCCGGGTCCACTCCCTCCAGAAGTCCTGCAACGACTTTCCCGTCTGCCTGGTTCTTCTGCTGGGACACCGGGGTGCGGAGAGGCTTCTGGGCCACGTGCGGTTGTCGCGGGTCGTGGGACTCAGCGGCAGCCTGTTTGTCGAGTCGGTGGTCGTGTCCAGAGAGGAGCGGGGGAAGGGCTACGGCCGCACCCTGATGGAGGAGACGGAGCGCTATGCTAAACGCCGGGGGTTCAAGCGCCTGTGGCTCACCACCCACGACAAGCAGCACTTCTACGCCCATCTGGGCTACGTGCTGTCCGTACCCGTGCAGAGCCAGGGAGCAGTGATGGCGCTGGTTCCCATGGCGATGCTCATGAGGCTCTCCAGAACCCCGAGTGAGGAGACTAATGCCAAAAACCAAACCCTGACAAAGATGGATGTTCAGCTTTCACAAAAGAACAGAGACTCAGGGAATGTTTCTGTCGAAGCAttatctcctcctcctcttcctcctcctcctataTCCATACCTacccatcttcctcctcctcctctgcccaTAGCTACTCTTCCTCCTTCCATaccaactcctcctcctcctcctcgtacTCAACAGTCTGCAGGGCAGCCTGTAGTTCAGACTCTGACTGAAACTCCCTACAGAGACGCTAAAGGACTTCCCATCTTTTGGATGCACAAAGACATTTAA